A region of the Mytilus trossulus isolate FHL-02 chromosome 11, PNRI_Mtr1.1.1.hap1, whole genome shotgun sequence genome:
GGGTCtacagtacaaaaaaaaagagtatattttaaaaatgcatttgaatttatatataatttgtcgAAATAACAGTCCAACAATGTAACATGTTCTTCCCTAGCTGGGATTCAAACTCAAGCTACAGAGAGATTGTGGCACCAAACCGTTGTGAACTACACTCTGCATGCTAGACCGCTTGACCATGCACCTAGGTTCAAGTATAGTTTTAAAagactgaaaaaataatttgagaaCTGGTCATATGTCATGAGTATTGGGTGAGTTGAGAATGGGTTTAGACTGGTTTAGTAATATTTCAGACtatttttacagaaataatGAGGGTAAAGTACAAGTCAATTGCATCATGTTTGGACAtttatacacaatacttataACCACAAACTACAGATCAAGGTTGAATTTTGGTAGAATCACGTTCAACTTTCTtgagttacgtccctttataatGTTGTTTGCAAACAGGGGCATCAGCTGTGCCTGATGgacacattctcaatttatatattatcaattCAGTTTTTTATTGCAGCTACTTCTACAGATACAAGATTTTGGCCTGTACCAGAATTGATAGAATTAGGTGATATAAGCAACGTTCAGTCACCAGCTTACCGAAATGAGAATGACGAGACCAATGAAAATATTGAACATTATGTTGTGTTAGACAAAGTCTATCAATACGATCCAAATAAAAGTCTAGATGAATTTGTAACAACCAAGAAGGAAGAGCATTATTCCACACTTAAAAGAAGTTGTCAGAAGCTTGTTGAAGACACGATATATGCACAGCTTGAATTTATGCGCTCTGCTAAAATTATAAGATTTGTATCTGTGTATGATAGTGACAATCCAGGAGTAAAGTTGATTTGTACGATAAAGAAGAATTACTGTGCAGAAGTGTTCGTTCACGGCAAGAAATTAAGTGATCAACACGACCTTTGGCGCACAGTACCAGGAAAGTTCTTTACAATTCAGCGAGTTGAACGTCTTTTGAAAGTTCTGCTTCATTATGATGTATGCATTGGTAATCCTGATGAAGAGTTACAGAAACTATGTTCGGGAAAAATGGGGTATGTTGAAACAGGTTATGGAGCTTATCGGGGCGACTGTATTTTTCAAACAGGTAATGGAGCTTATCGTGGCGACTGTATTTATCAAAGTACAATCCGAACCATATCATGCATGTTATTGACCGACAGGTGGAAACCAAGATGTAAAAATTGTATTATCTATCgtaaaactataaaaaagcAAGAATCCAGAGAAAAACAGAAATCACCTGCATCAAGTAAAAACTGGTTAACATCCAGAAAAGGAAATAGTCGATTAACTGATTGcgagaaatttgaaaaaattaaacagttAAAGAACTACAGTAGTCATTTAGAAAGTCAGGTGGCAGCACTGAAAAAGAAAGTTAAGAAGTCTGACGGTATATTGATTAGTGAAAATAACAGTACTAAAGATATGGTAAATTTGATGACATCATGTGAAAATATTGTtgattaataatttacatataaaaactgctgatatatatgttcctgatctgttgtaatatatgtttgttatttgttaaataaatcataaatattagTGATACTTGAAAgttatgtataaatatagattctaatTACATTGACAtgagtggattatcggatttatccaatcgagatacatgttgaattatcaattttaaagtctgTTTAAGATATGTTATGATAGAGCTGATTTTCTATTAATGAAGCAATTTTCAACATCTAGTTTTTTGCTCAAGTTATTCTGTCACAATTATATATTAGACCCCTACTGACATAGTCGAAGAGGAATAAAGGTTTGGACTACCtttatctgtttgtctgtccATGCATACGTCAGTCTGacaaatcagttttccacacttttttctTCGTTCttaaagatattgatttgatattttgtatatatatatagttttatcatgacaattCACAGATCAAGAATGAATTTTGTTTAGGTCTGATGATTTAGACCAGAATTAGGGTCCATATATAATGTTAGagtaatatgttaaaacttatttctgtacaaagggagataactcgtttataaaaaaaccacAATAGACATTCTTCTGTAAATTGTTTGAAGAATTTTGTTTCAGGTTTGTTTGTAATGTTGTATAAGCTACTTTTCTGAATACTATGATTATGTAATGCTGTGCATTACTCTTAGAAtgctttgttttctattttgtatacATTACTTTTCAgaatgctatatatatataatttttaggCAGTTTTGTTCCAGTCTTATGAATTTTAATCCAATAGGGGACTATTtattgccatgcaatactctcagaatgcttgttttctattttgtataaactaCTTTTCTGAAtgctattatatatatatatattttttttgttccaGTCTAATGAATTTTAATCCGATAGGGGactatgtattgccatgcaatactcTCAGAATGCTTGTTTTCTTTAAAGTTACAATCAGTATCAGTACACCTCAATATGTTGACTCATTGGATATTCTGTCCTAGAACATGGTACAGCAAGTTCATTTTAATTAGTAATGTTGCTGTCCATCAGAATGTCTCTTCTGAATTTTTTTATGACTGCCAtgcaatgagacaaatctccatccatgTCACAGTGTttgaaaagttaacaattataggtcaaagtacagccttcaacacagagccctGTATTAAAATGAATGGTGAAATTTACCAACATTCTTTTTCCtatgaataaagaaaatataatgtgAGTTATATACATTAATGAGACAGTACAGCATATAATATacttcttgtacatgttgtatatagTATGGAATTAGGATTACCCATCATGCATGCAGATGCATAAAtacagctgaaggatgcctcggGGTGGGGGAATTTCTAGCTACATTGCAGACCTGttgttgaccttctgctgttgttttttctatggtcgggttgttgtctctttgacacattccccatttccattctcaattttatttttagagaatatcaaaatgtatgtcATGTGTAAATTTCAGAAAGgtatcaaaatgtttaattatctttattgtttttacaGAGTCGCGAGTGCAAGACCTCGCATACTGGAGATAAACATTATCAATAACTTTGAATAAGATGTATGAAGGAGGAGAGGCTTTAGTTACAATCGATAGTACTTTACAGCAACACATACACACAGAGATTGTTAATACACTTCATGAATATGATGTCTGTGCTAGAGAATTAAGTCAAAGTAGTGACTTAAAGACACATGAGATAACACatataagtgaaaaaaaatataaatgtggtGTGTGTGCTAAAGAATATGGTCGAAGTAGTCACTtaaaaagacatatgaaaacacatacaagtaaaaaaaatcataaatgtgTTGTGTGCTCAAGAGAATTTACTCAAGAAAGTGACTTTAAGAGACATGCGAGAACTCATACGGGTGAAAAACCTTTTAAATGTGATATTTGTGCTAGTGAATTTTCTCGAAAGGGTGACCTCATGAGACATTTGAGAAGACATACGGGTGAAACACCTCATAAGTGTGATGTATGTGCTAGTGAATTTACTCGCAATAGTGACCTACAGGCACATATGAGTACACATACTGGAGATAAACCTCATGGTTGTGATTTCTGTGGTAAACGGTTCAGTCATATAAGTAATTTGCAGAAACACATCAAAATACATACAGGCGATAAACCTCATGGCTGTGGTGTATGTGGTAGAAGGTTTAGTCAGCTTGCTAATTTACAGAGACACTTGAAAACACATACAGACAATGAACCGTATGATTGTGATATCTGTGATAAACAGTTTGATCGGTATAATAGTTTAGAAAGACACATGAGAACCCATACAGGTGCTAATACTCAtgactgtgatgtatgtggtaaaggtTTCAGTGGACCAAGTCATTTAGAGTcacacatgagaacacatacaggtTTCAAACCTCATGAGTGTGATGTATGTGGGAAAGGCTTTAATCATCTTAGTAATTTTAAGAGACATATGAAAATACATACAGGTGAACCTTGTAAATTGCACAATTGTGATGTATGTGGCAAAGGGTTTAGTCAATCTAGTAGTTTAAAGAGACATATGAGAATACATACAGTGAAACCATGTAAACCTTTTAATTGTGATATATGTGGGAAAGGGTTTAGtcatttttgtagtttaaaaAGACATTTGAGTAAAGCAACATGCAATTTACCTTCGACCAGTGATGTATATGGTAAGGGTTTTATTCAGCATtgtgaaaaagaaattttcatGAGTATACAAACAGACAACACACAACATGAAAGTGATGTATATGGTTAAGGGGTTTATTCACCATGGTAGTTTAAAGGGATTTATGAGAGCACATGGCAATATGTGGAAAAGAATTTTCTTGAAGTGGTGACTTAATTAAAGATACAAATTAGAATACAGACTGAAAATGAAACTcatcaattttgttttgtttaaaatttctatTAATTCATCATTTGTCACTTCTGTTATCATACTGTTATGTTCATCTTTTTAATACTGGTGAATGAAATCATTACAGTGTGTACTGGCTGGTCATTATTGCGTATGATACGATTTTGACATGCCTACATAGATAATACATATTCATGACTTTATAGATAAGATCAgcaggtaccagtcttgtattacaactccaatttctggtgcatgtcaaaacatgaagggaaacaaaatagtgcattttttttgaatttttttcagaactcaattttttctgtttgattataggtttatgctgaattgaaacatatatatagactttaaaaaaaatctagcatcttttggggatatcaatccaggaaagtggaaggataacATGTTTACtggcctagtaaaaatagcaaacagaaagtagaaaaaaatgttttgacttcaggattgtgtaactttttattcttcgtggcaagacCCCCTTTTTACCccaattaaatcacaatttcacattagtacatacatgatatgaacatgattttttttttctatgtagcatttttttattttcgaagATCAGCTGTTatgcatgtaagcctatggagcagtcaattacaagactgcaaccagCATGTGTAGCCTAAACTGAGAGTTGTAGATTTGTAGCATAAATGTATAGATGTAGTTATGAGAAGAGAAAATagttacaaaaatattgatattaattattAGTATCCAAGAAAGTAAAACACGGATCTATCCTGGTGGAGGACtcaaattgtatattttaatattgttttaattaacaATGCTGTGATGTATTACTGTGTATTGCTATGTATTGCTATGTATTGAGACAATCTACGAATGACTTATTTAATGCcaattttatagaataaattttcaaaacaacatgCGTCTTTATTGTCAACATTTAttgtgcacacactgaaatgtctctccttctttactaattatagatattatattgatagtcctaaatataaagttttactgcaactatcacataaactttacatgatccaagaaatgaggtcaaggtcatataaaacaaataagaaatacatgtacatcttacaatcattcagtacactaaatatagttgacctattgattATAGTTTCTAAGAGTTAgacttaaccaagaaaactagacattgaccaatgaactatgaaaataaggtcaaggtcatgccATATAGACATGTACAGTTTACAATTCTTccttacaacaaatatagtagacttATTACTTAAATAGGTTTtactttaagaaaaacagaccaaatttggattgtaattaaattgtTGACACAGAATAGGTttttgacacagaatgaatgtgttctaatgaactaaagatatttaaatttacctattatggtccaatatccataATCTAAATACATGGCCATGGATgtattcagcatatcaaagatctcaagaatttaattttttatgaagtttaattttagaccttttgacctcaatgtggaccaatttgataacataGTTCACATTTACACTTTCTAGATGACTTCATGAAGGTtgaaggtggtacctaacactacagggagataactcggtAAATtcagctaaacattttaattacgttgtattgtaaagggaatattagGCTTTtcagtgatcaaaattggtgtttgtcaaactgctttataaaatggttggttcaaatttttgaaatttttataattttgtaaaagggtcaaagtaaatactttgtcaaaattttatgaaaattaaacgagccaaattaattttagtgaaagtgttgggtaccaccttaattaggccacggttttttaatttgttggtttacggattttctccataaaaaagtcgggtcggtcggtcggaaaaaaaagaaaaaaaaaagatctttcaagacagaaaactgatatatgcaaaataaaaatatatttcacctttgtaataatatgtttgtcatactattttttcatcattcttaaattttagtttgatgaaatattattgctcagctgtaaacatcgcatgacattgtctaataatttcccgtaaaaaaagggggggtacactgacaaagacgaaattaaatcgttATTTCACAAACGAGAAAAACAGATTCATGTCAGTTATTTGACTTAgcttttaatcaaaacttggtgaaaaataataagcacgaaaactgataaagaaaagaaaaagtaaaaacgtcgtacgaaaataagtttcaacacatgtgtcaaaaacgtaatagactcgtccactggAAAAACGAGAATATCAGGTTAAATAATCTGTTGTCATGCATTCCCGTTTTATATCCAAATGGacgataattttttttttatctataaaacatgatttgttgaaattcagtattttaactTGATGTCTTGAACGACCACTTGTtcacatttggacaagtctatttatatgagaacatgcatcttacggactagtgacaaataagggaaacgaacttattgtgtaattggttttaaacacaaGTTTCGttttgcaaaattatttgcgcaaaagacatttcaaggtcattaataattgatttgtctatttttaaaaacgtaaactgaaagtttcatttttcacaacagaaagttTCATCATTTCTGTTAGTGATTAATGCATTCCATTTCATGAAAAgggatattttaattatt
Encoded here:
- the LOC134691009 gene encoding uncharacterized protein LOC134691009; this translates as MPKTSNRRRIGYRDKCRARKRVRKPKVLDAHTIEEHEHIVIDSDADSIEEHDLRVIYATSTDTRFWPVPELIELGDISNVQSPAYRNENDETNENIEHYVVLDKVYQYDPNKSLDEFVTTKKEEHYSTLKRSCQKLVEDTIYAQLEFMRSAKIIRFVSVYDSDNPGVKLICTIKKNYCAEVFVHGKKLSDQHDLWRTVPGKFFTIQRVERLLKVLLHYDVCIGNPDEELQKLCSGKMGYVETGYGAYRGDCIFQTGNGAYRGDCIYQSTIRTISCMLLTDRWKPRCKNCIIYRKTIKKQESREKQKSPASSKNWLTSRKGNSRLTDCEKFEKIKQLKNYSSHLESQVAALKKKVKKSDGILISENNSTKDMVNLMTSCENIVD
- the LOC134691010 gene encoding zinc finger protein OZF-like; the encoded protein is MYEGGEALVTIDSTLQQHIHTEIVNTLHEYDVCARELSQSSDLKTHEITHISEKKYKCGVCAKEYGRSSHLKRHMKTHTSKKNHKCVVCSREFTQESDFKRHARTHTGEKPFKCDICASEFSRKGDLMRHLRRHTGETPHKCDVCASEFTRNSDLQAHMSTHTGDKPHGCDFCGKRFSHISNLQKHIKIHTGDKPHGCGVCGRRFSQLANLQRHLKTHTDNEPYDCDICDKQFDRYNSLERHMRTHTGANTHDCDVCGKGFSGPSHLESHMRTHTGFKPHECDVCGKGFNHLSNFKRHMKIHTGEPCKLHNCDVCGKGFSQSSSLKRHMRIHTVKPCKPFNCDICGKGFSHFCSLKRHLSKATCNLPSTSDVYGKGFIQHCEKEIFMSIQTDNTQHESDVYG